From a single Funiculus sociatus GB2-C1 genomic region:
- a CDS encoding Uma2 family endonuclease, whose translation MLSSPLVVRIPPSMQMTDDDFFEFCQVNRDLRIERNKFGELVIMPPTGSETGNREGNIFGQLWVWSEQDGTGITFSPSAGFKLSTGAERSPDASWIRLERWNTLSAEQKQRFAPICPDFVVELRSHSDNLKPLQEKMLEYMQEPGFQLGWLIDRKNRQVYIYRPGEEVECLDNPTTVSGDRVLPGFVLNMSKIW comes from the coding sequence ATGCTTTCATCCCCGTTAGTTGTAAGAATTCCGCCCTCAATGCAAATGACAGATGACGATTTTTTTGAGTTCTGTCAAGTTAATCGTGACTTACGCATTGAAAGGAATAAATTTGGAGAATTGGTGATTATGCCTCCGACAGGCTCAGAGACAGGAAACAGAGAAGGTAATATATTTGGACAGCTATGGGTTTGGTCAGAACAAGATGGCACAGGTATAACTTTTAGTCCAAGTGCTGGATTTAAACTATCAACAGGGGCAGAACGTTCGCCTGATGCGTCATGGATCAGACTGGAACGATGGAATACTTTATCAGCCGAACAAAAGCAAAGGTTTGCTCCCATCTGTCCAGATTTTGTAGTTGAACTCAGGTCGCATTCTGATAATCTTAAGCCTTTGCAAGAAAAGATGTTGGAATATATGCAAGAGCCAGGATTCCAGTTAGGCTGGCTGATTGACCGGAAAAACCGCCAAGTTTATATTTATCGTCCGGGTGAAGAAGTGGAATGTCTAGATAATCCGACTACAGTTAGTGGCGATCGCGTATTACCTGGATTTGTCCTGAATATGAGTAAAATTTGGTAG
- a CDS encoding peroxiredoxin, which yields MALRLGDQVPDFTQDSSEGNINFYEWAGDSWVVLFSHPADFTPVCTTELGEVARLKPEFDKRNVKALALSVDDVESHKGWIGDIEETQNVGLNYPILADPDKKVSDLYDMIHPNAANTVTVRSVFIIDPQKKLRLTFTYPPSTGRNFDEILRVIDSLQLTDHYSVATPANWTEGDDCVIVPSLKDPEVLKEKFPKGYTEIKPYLRMTPQPDK from the coding sequence ATGGCTCTTAGATTAGGCGACCAAGTTCCTGACTTCACTCAAGATTCTAGTGAAGGCAATATCAACTTTTACGAGTGGGCTGGCGATAGCTGGGTAGTGCTATTCTCCCACCCTGCCGATTTTACCCCCGTTTGTACCACTGAACTCGGTGAAGTCGCCCGCCTCAAGCCGGAATTTGACAAGCGCAACGTCAAGGCACTGGCTTTGAGCGTGGATGACGTAGAATCTCACAAAGGCTGGATTGGTGATATCGAAGAAACCCAGAATGTTGGTTTGAATTACCCGATCCTGGCAGATCCGGATAAGAAGGTTTCTGACCTTTACGACATGATCCACCCCAACGCTGCTAACACAGTAACGGTGCGTTCTGTGTTCATCATCGATCCGCAGAAAAAGCTGCGTCTCACCTTCACCTACCCCCCCAGCACCGGGCGCAATTTCGATGAAATTTTGCGGGTGATTGATTCTCTGCAACTGACCGACCATTACAGCGTCGCTACTCCTGCTAACTGGACAGAGGGAGATGATTGTGTAATCGTCCCATCTCTGAAAGATCCAGAAGTGTTAAAAGAGAAATTCCCCAAAGGTTACACCGAAATCAAACCGTATCTGCGGATGACTCCTCAACCCGACAAGTAA
- the psbU gene encoding photosystem II complex extrinsic protein PsbU produces the protein MKRLVRLVSVLALLVSCLGWLGMTQNAYAANLTGVTLRSSSVLAAVEAPLEKLRNRADDKLATEFGKKIDLNNTNVRAFRQYPGMYPTLARKVVDNAPYKNVEDVLKIAGLSESQKERLQANLDNFTVTEVDETFVEGGDRYNNGYY, from the coding sequence ATGAAACGATTGGTTCGTTTGGTGAGTGTGTTGGCTTTGTTGGTAAGCTGCCTGGGATGGCTGGGGATGACCCAAAATGCGTATGCAGCCAATTTGACGGGCGTAACACTGCGCTCTTCATCAGTATTGGCAGCAGTTGAGGCTCCCCTAGAGAAGCTACGGAATCGTGCGGACGATAAACTAGCCACTGAATTCGGTAAAAAAATCGATTTGAACAACACCAACGTGCGGGCTTTCCGGCAATATCCCGGAATGTACCCGACATTGGCCAGAAAAGTTGTCGATAATGCTCCATACAAGAATGTGGAGGATGTCCTGAAAATTGCCGGGCTAAGCGAAAGCCAAAAAGAACGGCTGCAAGCTAACCTGGATAACTTCACGGTAACGGAAGTGGACGAAACCTTTGTCGAAGGTGGCGATCGCTATAACAACGGCTACTACTAA